In the genome of Xyrauchen texanus isolate HMW12.3.18 chromosome 33, RBS_HiC_50CHRs, whole genome shotgun sequence, one region contains:
- the meiob gene encoding meiosis-specific with OB domain-containing protein: MDMTFSPKQNYTPISALNTNITHAKVVGVIIGKTDSRGFPDRKNAGSERFTFSFTIKDSPEDLINVSAWGNEEYIQGLSSRFQIGDCVVIENPLVVTKDYEKEERFSPLTPSNYRLLVTETHSAIKICSDLETEARILPLFHMPIKDPRDFYSLGDIAANGQRLDGSIINIQAAVQSIGEEKFFTKSDGRKGQRLEIRLFDDTETSFPLVCWDKEIIRMVQTLTTRGTVLFIADARITFDSYRNCMIATVTSKTIITLNPDTAEANQFYTWARELLETGGLEDQDILPGDNVQLASISDVLTVNQLKARVREHGNAFHCITYGFISTLELDSSFSKVIRNRCSKCKFKISEDSQTCSNAACPSQGLQLQVTTGFDLLVDISDHTGTLQTCSLAGTVAEKTLGCKTEEFLCLSESQRTDMKWKFLLERCKIYLKAFPSAKASSGMRASILSCALADPVEVKQNLASLVI, from the exons acgcTGGCTCTGAAAGATTCACTTTCAGTTTCACCATCAAAGACTCACCAGAAGATTTGATCAATGTGTCTGCATGGGGAAATGAGGAATACATCCAAGGGCTGAGCAGTCGCTTTCAAATTGGGGATTGTG TCGTAATTGAAAATCCCCTGGTTGTGACTAAAGACTATGAGAAGGAAGAAAGATTTTCCCCTCTAACCCccag TAATTACAGGCTGTTGGTAACAGAGACTCACTCAGCCATTAAGATATGCTCAGATTTAGAAACAGAGGCAAGGATTCTGCCATTATTCCACATGCCAATCAAAGACCCGAGGGACTTCTATTCATTGGGAGACATAGCTGCAAATGGTCAGAGGCTGGATGGAAGCATTATTAACATCCAAGCAGCTGTGCAATCG ATAGGAGAGGAGAAATTCTTTACAAAATCTGATGGACGCAAAGGACAGAGGCTAGAAATACGACTCTTTGACGACACTGAGACATCTTTTCCTCTAGTGTG TTGGGATAAAGAGATCATTCGGATGGTACAAACATTGACAACAAGAGGAACAG TGCTGTTCATTGCAGATGCTCGCATCACCTTTGACAGTTATCGCAATTGTATGATAGCAACTGTGACCTCAAAAACAATTATTACCCTCAACCCTG ATACAGCAGAAGCCAACCAGTTTTACACATGGGCTAGGGAATTGTTAGAAACCGGAGGACTGGAAGACCAAGATATTCTCCCAGGTGATAATGTTCAGT tgGCTTCAATTAGTGATGTGCTGACTGTGAACCAACTTAAAGCCAGAGTTCGAGAACATGGCAATGCTTTTCATTGCATAACATATGGGTTCATTTCAACACTTGAACTAGATTCCTCCTTCTCGAAAGTCATACGCAACAGATG TTCCAAATGCAAATTTAAAATCAGTGAGGACAGTCAGACTTGTTCCAATGCTGCCTGTCCAAGTCAAGGACTACAGCTCCAGGTCACTACAGGCTTTGATCTGCTGGTGGACATTAGTGATCACACTGGGACTTTGCAGACATGCAGCCTGGCAGGCACAGTGGCTGAGAAAACCCTGGGCTGTAAA ACAGAAGAGTTTCTGTGTCTGTCAGAGTCTCAAAGGACAGATATGAAGTGGAAGTTTCTCCTGGAGAGATGCAAAATATATCTGAAG GCTTTTCCATCTGCTAAAGCCAGTAGTGGAATGAGGGCAAGCATTCTCTCATGTGCCCTTGCTGACCCTGTGGAAGTCAAGCAAAATCTTGCCTCATTAGTGATTTGA